Proteins from a genomic interval of Lolium perenne isolate Kyuss_39 chromosome 1, Kyuss_2.0, whole genome shotgun sequence:
- the LOC127327240 gene encoding protein LURP-one-related 5-like — translation MKGGEAAAAAAAAMVAGDERYCEAEDRELTVRKTTLFSPGDGLEAYDHRTGELAFRVETYGRGGVCGGAAAAGDLALLGAQGEPVLTVRRRRPSLHHRWDGFLGDGGAAQQKPLFSARRSSILGGAGSGVLVDLLAPAPAAEFRVEGSFPRRCCRVVVVAGADDEEGAEEVVVAEVRRKVDEGAHVLLGRDVFVLWLRAGFDAAFAMGIVLVLDRITGDELDGVLSDDLLEATSPVSASLASSTRVA, via the coding sequence ATGAAGGGGggagaagcggcggcggcggcggcggcggcgatggtggCGGGCGACGAGCGCTACTGCGAGGCGGAGGACAGGGAGCTGACGGTGCGCAAGACCACGCTCTTCTCCCCGGGGGACGGGCTGGAGGCCTACGACCACCGCACGGGGGAGCTGGCCTTCCGCGTCGAGACGTACGGCCGCGGGGGCGTCTGCGGCGGCGCGGCCGCGGCCGGGGACCTCGCGCTGCTGGGCGCCCAGGGGGAGCCCGTGCTCACGGTGCGCCGGCGCAGGCCCAGCCTGCACCACCGCTGGGACGGCTTCCTCGGGGACGGCGGCGCCGCGCAGCAGAAGCCGCTCTTCTCCGCGCGCCGCTCCTCCATCCTCGGCGGGGCCGGATCCGGGGTCCTCGTCGACCTCCTCGCCCCCGCCCCCGCCGCTGAGTTCCGGGTCGAGGGGTCCTTCCCCAGGCGCTGCTGccgcgtggtcgtggtggctggcgccgacgacgaggagggcgcggaggaggtggtggtggcggaggTGCGGAGGAAGGTGGACGAGGGCGCGCACGTGCTGCTCGGGCGCGACGTGTTCGTGCTATGGCTGCGCGCGGGATTCGACGCCGCCTTCGCCATGGGGATCGTGCTCGTGCTCGACCGGATCACCGGCGACGAGCTCGACGGCGTCCTCAGCGACGACCTGCTCGAGGCCACCTCGCCCGTCAGTGCTAGCCTAGCCTCATCCACGCGCGTCGCCTGA
- the LOC127327237 gene encoding B3 domain-containing protein Os03g0212300-like gives MAGPGGRGRGRRGPGRPPGRGRGRRGGAARAPRSPSPASSSSSHEERCFEFLLRIDNDPLGIKRLPDKFAEFVDGHEPAHLQLREASCNFCRWSVEVLFDGQGKMYLHTGWDKFARDLHLEPGCQLTFLYEGDGEMIVKVFDDTACRVHYPHTGESGSDTDS, from the coding sequence atggccggtcccggtggacggggaaggggccgccgcggtcctgggcgccccccgggccggggaaggggccgccgcggtggagcagcaagggccccacggtcaccgtcacctgcatcctcctcgtcttcgcatgaggaacgctgcttcgagttcctcctccgcatcgacaacgacccactcggcatcaagcggctaccggacaagttcgccgagttcgtcgacggccacgagccggcgcacttgcagctacgggaggctagctgcaacttctgccgctggtccgtggaggtcctgttcgacgggcagggcaagatgtacctgcacacggggtgggacaagttcgcccgtgacctccacctcgagcccggctgccagctcaccttcctgtacgagggggacggcgagatgatcgtcaaggtgttcgacgacaccgcctgccgtgtgcactacccccacaccggcgaatccggctccgacaccgatagttag